One Poecilia reticulata strain Guanapo linkage group LG4, Guppy_female_1.0+MT, whole genome shotgun sequence genomic window carries:
- the LOC103463184 gene encoding zinc finger protein OZF-like yields the protein MKEESEPQQITEAKEEPEPYSIKEEQIELWIFENEGQLLMKQESNNSMTPADDEIFHNGPELQQMMENKEQLDPVLIKEEQEEPESIQIKEQEELVLVQIKEEPELVHIKEEPELSPIKVEHEDLYSEQDEKLLVVKQEPETCIVSPTYKQQDNSEPEPNEDQLLFANNPEGCQHQQESNQKDSGSGGDKDPQPEKKLQDTENHQDNVDKSEPNAFKTNLISCKVCGRSFGRYRYLVSHMRIHTNKKPFLCLTCGKGFIRQPDLKVHMTHHTGEKPFQCLTCGKAFPRQPDLTVHIRTHTGEKPFQCLVCGKGFIQKTTMLCHMRTHTGEKPFHCLDCGKGFIQKTTLRYHMRTHTGEKPFSCELCDKSFRQRSDLACHMKTHTDEKPHCCEKCGKSFRKRSDLANHTLSHTGEMPFPCLTCGKGFKQQYKLTMHMKVHTGDKPYNCELCDKSFRQRSDLTRHLKTHKRVKLSSCTVCGKLLSEFSSMPRHMKTHTGEKAYLCEVCDKSFIQKSDLVRHMRTHR from the coding sequence ATGAAAGAGGaatcagaaccacagcagatCACTGAGGCgaaggaggaaccagaaccttaTTCAATCAAAGAAGAACAGATTGAACTGTGGATCTTTGAAAATGAAGGGCAGCTTTTAATGAAGCAGGAGAGCAACAACTCTATGACTCCTGCTGATGACGAAATATTCCACAATGGACCAGAACTGCAGCAGATGATGGAGAACAAAGAACAACTGGACCCTGTACTAAttaaagaagaacaagaagaaccAGAATCCATACAGATTAAAGAACAGGAAGAACTGGTACTGGTGCAGATTAAAGAAGAACCAGAACTTGTACATATTAAAGAGGAACCAGAACTCAGTCCGATTAAAGTGGAACATGAGGATCTCTACAGTGAACAGGATGAAAAGCTGCTTGTAGTGAAGCAGGAACCTGAAACATGTATAGTGTCTCCTACCTATAAGCAACAAGACAACagtgaaccagaaccaaacgaggaccAACTCCTCTTTGCGAACAACCCTGAAGGTTGCCAACATCAGCAGGAAAGCAACCAGAAAGACTCAGGATCAGGTGGAGATAAAGATCCGCAGCCAGAGAAGAAACTTCAGGACACAGAAAACCACCAGGACAATGTGGACAAATCAGAAccaaatgcttttaaaactaatttaatctcATGTAAGGTATGCGGCAGAAGTTTTGGTAGGTACAGGTACTTGGTATctcacatgagaattcacacaaaCAAGAAGCCATTTTTATGTCTGACTTGTGGGAAAGGTTTCATCAGGCAACCTGACCTAAAGGTTCACATGACAcatcacacaggtgagaaacctttccAGTGTCTGACTTGTGGTAAAGCTTTTCCTAGGCAACCTGACCTAACTGTCCACATTAGAAcccacacaggtgagaagcctttccaGTGTCTGGTTTGTGGTAAAGGTTTTATCCAAAAAACCACCATGTTGTGTCACATGAGGAcgcacacaggtgagaaacctttccACTGTCTAGACTGTGGTAAAGGTTTTATCCAGAAAACTACCTTGAGGTATCACATGAGaacacacacaggtgagaaaccctTTTCTTGTGAATTGTGTGATAAATCTTTCCGACAGAGAAGTGATTTGGCTTGTCACATGAAAACTCACACAGATGAGAAACCACATTGTTGTGAAAAGTGTGGTAAGTCTTTTAGAAAGCGCAGCGATTTAGCCAACCACACATTATCTCACACTGGGGAGATGCCTTTCCCCTGTCTTacttgtggaaaaggttttaaacaACAATATAAATTGACTATGCACATGAAAGTTCACACGGGAGATAAACCATACAATTGCGAATTATGTGATAAGTCTTTCAGACAACGTAGTGATTTGACCCGTCATCTAAAAACTCACAAGCGTGTGAAGTTGTCATCTTGTACAGTGTGTGGTAAATTACTAAGTGAGTTCAGTAGTATGCCTCGACACATGAAAACTCACACTGGGGAGAAGGCGTATCTCTGTGAAGTGTGTGATAAATCTTTCATACAGAAAAGTGATTTGGTTCGTCATATGCGAACACACAGGTGA
- the LOC103463183 gene encoding zinc finger protein 583-like codes for MSLELKGRAETRQLPKVKEEECGSEPLLTVKKENHIGPKQWIETLVEIDSGSLEVKEEPVELQLQQIKEEDRQSASEQTVKIEAESIIQVENQNELKQERETLMGTECESVRIKEEAALLELKQIKEDDSQPDSQQMIKIEGISQDEIKELEPKQVKEEECESDFLQKVKMEANDKSQNENQNALMMITDNETEHQQPERNGNQFSKNIPKAEHHQGRKTLDASGSSRDEQHQERVLKTRGRGDKGTKDKEVKLCSTSFKWNQSLEAHMRTHTDEKPFSCVTCGKNFFSKNSFSRHKRTHSVQKLFSCTMCSKGFHLKGNLNSHMRTHTGEKPFSCEICMKSFSQKCNLNTHMKIHTGEKLFTPFSCRMCKKSFHLRCSLKNHMRTHTGEKPFSCEMCRKSFSQKSNLKSHMKTHTGEKPFSCGKCRKSFSRKHTLHRHMNTHAGEKLFSCGKCRKGFSLKHTLHRHENSIQNHF; via the coding sequence ATGTCTCTAGAGCTTAAAGGGAGAGCAGAGACCCGTCAGCTTCCAAAAGTAAAGGAAGAAGAGTGTGGATCAGAACCTCTGCTGactgtaaagaaagaaaaccacataGGACCAAAGCAATGGATAGAAACCTTAGTGGAAATAGATTCAGGATCACTTGAAGTAAAAGAAGAACCAGTAGAACTACAACTGCAACAAATAAAGGAAGAGGATCGTCAATCAGCCTCTGAGCAGACGGTAAAGATTGAGGCTGAAAGCATCATTCAGGTAGAAAACCAGAATGAACTGAAGCAGGAGAGAGAAACATTAATGGGAACAGAATGTGAATCTGTGAGAATCAAAGAGGAAGCAGCTTTACTGGAACTGAAGCAAATAAAGGAAGATGATTCTCAACCAGATTCTCAGCAGATGATTAAGATTGAAGGCATTAGTCAAGATGAAATCAAAGAGTTGGAACCAAAACAAGTGAAAGAAGAAGAGTGTGAATCAGACTTTCTGCAGAAGGTAAAGATGGAGGCCAATgacaaaagtcaaaatgaaaatcaaaatgcaCTGATGATGATAACGGATAATGAAACAGAACACCAACAACCTGAACGCAATGGAAATCAATTCTCTAAGAACATCCCTAAAGCAGAACACCATCAAGGCAGAAAGACTCTCGACGCTTCAGGATCCAGCAGAGATGAACAGCATCAAGAGAGAGTTTTGAAAACCAGAGGCAGAGGAGACAAAGGGACAAAGGACAAGGAAGTCAAACTTTGTAGTACAAGTTTCAAATGGAACCAGAGTTTAGAAGCCCACATGAGAACGCACACAGACGAGAAGCCTTTTTCATGTGTAACCTGTGGGAAAAACTTCTTTAGCAAAAATAGCTTCAGTCGCCACAAGAGAACTCACTCAGTTCAGAAGCTGTTCTCTTGTACAATGTGTAGCAAAGGTTTCCATCTGAAAGGCAATTTGAATAGCCACATGAGAActcatacaggtgagaaacctttctcatgtgaaatatgtatgaaaagtttcagtcagaaatgcAATTTGAATACCCACATGAAAATTCATACAGGTGAAAAACTTTTCACACCTTTCTCATGTAGAATGTGTAAGAAAAGTTTCCATCTGAGATGCAGTCTGAAAAACCACATGAGAACTCATACAGGGGAAAAACCTTTCTCATGTGAAATGTGTAGGAAAAGTTTCAGTCAGAAAAGCAATCTGAAGAGCCACATGAAAActcatacaggtgagaaacctttctcTTGTGGAAAGTGTAGGAAAAGTTTCAGTCGGAAACACACACTGCATCGCCACATGAATACGCATGCAGGTGAGAAACTTTTCTCATGTGGAAAGTGTAGGAAAGGTTTCAGTCTGAAACATACTTTGCATCGCCATGAGAACTCAATTCAGAATCATTTCTAA
- the LOC103463182 gene encoding zinc finger protein 883-like: MSVSAHALTTEGKNSDVHMTVNTMKVKEQKQHQTGEPKEEPEPQAIKEEQVELWGIQDGGQLLVKQETNISTATAAYNKIFHNEPEPEQRMETKEEPEPEEIKEQKHLCSDQDEDHVLVKQDPETFMVSPTYEQKDNSEPEPNKNQLLSANGPEDENQHQQESNQSDSGSSRDTDLSPEKRPQDSRSQRDNVDNSELKAHKTDLPCCKVCGKYLTTRQHLSLHMRIHTGEKPHHCKMCSKSFRNGGNLLRHEKIHSGEKPFFCEVCGKSFRYGGHFTIHKRTHTGEKPYHCELCAKSFSDWTGMARHMGTHTNNKPYSCEVCKKSFKKRHDLSRHLKTHTGEKPFSCMTCRKGFIRKFALTMHMRTHTGEKPYPCELCDKSFRDQSNLARHIRTHIGEKQYSCDVCDKSFRDRGNLTRHIGTHMGDRHPCEFCVKSFRQSSDLVRHLRTHTGEKPFSCSTCGKNFPRQSALNVHTRAHTGEKPFCCNLCHKSFRDNSNMARHLRTHTGEKPYSCKLCGKSFQHSYYLTNHMSTHTGQKPYPCNLCDKFFMQRSDLVRHLRTHTGEKPYSCEFCGKSFRQSSILTRHLRTHTGEKT, from the coding sequence ATGTCTGTTTCTGCTCATGCTCTCACAACTGAAGGGAAGAACTCGGATGTCCACATGACGGTAAACACTATGAAAGTAAAAGAGCAGAAACAACACCAGACGGGCGAGCCgaaagaggaaccagaacctcaggCAATCAAAGAAGAACAGGTTGAACTGTGGGGCATTCAGGATGGAGGGCAGCTTTTAGTGAAGCAGGAGACCAACATCTCTACAGCGACTGCTGCTTATAACAAAATATTCCACAATGAACCAGAACCGGAGCAGAGGATGGAGACGAAGGAGGAGCCAGAACCGGAAGAGATTAAAGAGCAAAAGCATCTCTGCAGTGATCAGGATGAAGATCATGTTTTAGTGAAGCAGGATCCTGAAACCTTTATGGTGTCTCCTACTTATGAGCAAAAAGACAATagtgaaccagaaccaaacaagaacCAGCTCCTCTCTGCAAACGGACCTGAAGATGAGAACCAACATCAGCAAGAAAGCAACCAGAGCGACTCAGGATCAAGTAGAGACACAGATCTGAGTCCAGAGAAGAGACCACAGGACAGCAGAAGTCAGAGGGACAATGTGGACAATTCAGAACTAAAAGcacataaaacagatttacCCTGCTGTAAAGTTTGTGGTAAATATCTAACAACCCGACAGCACTTGAGTCTGCACATGAGGATCCACACAGGGGAGAAGCCACATCATTGTAAAATGTGTAGTAAATCTTTTAGAAATGGTGGTAATTTGCTTCGGCATGAAAAGATTCACTCAGGAGAAAAGCCGTTTTTTTGCGAAGTGTGTGGTAAGTCCTTCAGGTATGGTGGACATTTCACTATTCATAAGCGAACACACACAGGGGAAAAGCCATATCACTGTGAACTATGTGCCAAATCCTTCAGTGACTGGACTGGGATGGCCAGACACATGGGAACTCACACCAACAACAAACCATATTCTTGTGAAGTGTgcaaaaaatctttcaaaaaacGACATGACTTGTCTCGTCACCTTAaaactcacacaggtgagaagcctttctcatgcATGACATGTAGGAAAGGCTTCATCAGAAAATTTGCTTTAACTATGCACATGAGAACGCACACAGGCGAGAAGCCGTATCCATGTGAACTGTGTGATAAATCATTTCGAGACCAGAGTAATTTAGCTCGACACATTAGAACTCACATAGGAGAGAAGCAGTATTCTTGTGATGTGTGCGATAAATCTTTTAGAGACCGTGGTAATTTGACACGTCACATAGGAACTCACATGGGTGACAGACATCCTTGTGAATTCTGTGTTAAATCTTTTAGACAGAGTAGTGATTTGGTTCGTCATCTTAGAACGCACACAGGGGAGAAACCTTTCTCATGTTCGACTTGTGGCAAAAATTTCCCAAGGCAGTCTGCCTTGAATGTTCACACAAGAGctcatacaggtgagaagcccTTTTGTTGCAACTTGTGCCACAAATCTTTTAGAGACAATAGCAACATGGCTCGCCACCTCAGAAcccacacaggtgagaaaccatATTCTTGCAAACTATGTGGTAAGTCCTTTCAGCACTCTTATTATTTGACCAATCACATGAGCACTCACACAGGTCAGAAACCATATCCTTGTAATTTGTGTGATAAATTTTTCATGCAACGCAGCGATTTGGTTCGTCACTTGAGGACTCACACAGGGGAGAAGCCTTATTCTTGTGAATTCTGTGGTAAATCTTTCAGACAGAGCAGTATTCTGACCCGTCACCTCAGAACTCACACCGGTGAGAAGACCTGA